agttaatcgccagtagctgctacaacctGTAGCAGTTTATCGGtagtaactactacaacgtgtagcaacttatcGATAGTAGTTgttacaagtaggggtgatcgcggatcgggttgattcgattattaggataaaaaattatccggTCCTATTAGATCGGATAATGCAATATCAGGATCTTACATCTGGTCCTATATccagtggatttttttttttgattcgaTTCGGATCGATATAAGCGGGTTGATCGATTGGACGGATTGACTGCTCACTCCTAATGCATACAACTAGAAAAATAGGATTAGCAATCTATTGCTAACATTTAATGGTGGGGATTTTGTAGAAgctagaaaaattataaaactattgcacaaaATTTCTTTATAAATATATTGGCAAACATTCAACTAACATTAATTAACTTACCACACTAGTTTTAATCATAAGTAATCATTTTAAAACATACACTAGTTTTAATCAAGTGATCACTTTAAAAGATACTTGAAAATAGGATTTTATATAAGCGAcaattaaagaaagaaaataaaaagaatacgTTTATTTATCCTCAAGAAATAAATAGTGTTTTAATTATATTATGATGAAATTATGGTAAAAGATGAAATCACTCGCTCCCAACGCCCCTGTCGCATCCGATCTCAAGTCATCACGAGGGAAATAAATCACGACAACCGAGAGGACAAGTAGTGGGATGAGATGCATAAGGTCCAGAAATTTACGCCCTGATAATCTTACGATTCAACCCCTCGTCCTCATATGACAAACGAACTATCACTTATCATCTCAGATGATCCGTGGAATCATATTATGATGAAATTGTGCAGCTACAATATAATGGATTGGCCAAGCCAATATGCGCAAATCAAGCAGACCAAAATAAGTCATATTTCTAagagaataaaataaattaaaaatcaatgTTCGGTGTAAACTTAGTTAAACATTAATTTGCAAAACAAGAAAATATCTTTAACTGTTCACAGATTTTATTACATAACAATAcggaattatttttcttatttattttcattttaatttttttttttaagagaaaCCAATAGTCCTAAAACagagaataaaaagaaaaggtgCAACTCATTCGTGCGTTCAAGAATGCAGATGATCGTTCTATATTTGACCCTGTCATATTTAACTCAAAAAGAATAATACATTTCAACTATTCTGTATGACAGGACTGCACCTAGATCAAAACCACCACAACAATCAAGCACAATCAAATTTCAAGACTATCCAAATCCAAACAGTCGTGACGACTAGCAAGAGGACGACGACAATGACGACGACGATCCCTCAGCAATCAGTTGTCACTGTAATTGAAGTCTTTTGTCGCTTCGTAGCAGGCCCTTCTTGAATTGAATTTGCAGTTTGTTCATCTTGTTCTACCTCCCGAACTTCTTCAGTTTCAGCTTCTTTGCCAAGAGACTTGGTCACTATGTCAGGGCCCAATAAAGAGGAATGCTTGCTTGTAATTTGCCTCCCTGCCTTAACCTTAGGCCCCCAATGCCTCTCTGGGTTAGGCAGGTATCTTACCTCCTTTTTAACTTTCGCTTTGCTGAGTGAAGCAGCTGCTCGGGCAAAATTTGCCTGTGACACGAAGAGAAGTATTCATTATCTGACAAAAAACATGCTTGAATCAGAGTTTTGTGCCATTAACATTGTTTGACTACTGATCCAAATTCACGAAATTCAAGCTAGTAGTAATTTCCTGGACTAATATGTCATGATCTATGTGGTTAAGGCTCTGCAACTTTAGTCAAGGCCTAATGTTCAACTCATAGTCGATGCCCGATGGCAACTCAACATTTCTGATATTAGATCCTCTCTCATATTAATTGTTACAAGTCTTATCCATCTAGATGAGAGGATTGGTGTTCACTACGTTAGACTCGATAAATGATCCAAAATGCTTACGATCAAATTAATAGTAGTTGATGGATCTAAACAAATAAGCTCATTTAGTATGACATGCACACGCCATCTTTTCTTCCTTGGATTCCTATAGCGGCATCAGATTGTCAATAAGCAACATCCTAGTGTGGTCAAAATGTGAATCAAGTTATTCAGATGAAGGGGGGAAACTACAAAGATATCCTAGGAGTTCATATTTGTTCGGAGTGATCAAATAGCAGAGATAGAGGGATGAGTCATACTTGCAGTTTTGGTTCTTTGGCGAGTATTACTGTTCCTGAATTGTCTTGTGGTTGTGCCTTGACAGGGTGATTCTTTACCTGGGAACATGCCATGCAAAAGAAACTATAAGCCAAATATGCACTTTGTGTTCCACAAAGAACATGGGGATGGAGTTGAAGTAATTGACGAAAAAAAATAATGTAGCTAGAAGCAATTTAAGAGAGGGATCAAGTAACTACCCAACAACGCATGATGTCCCAAATGACATCCATTGGAGCATCGGTTTTGAGCCCCAAAGGATTCACATGACTTCCTGAAATTTGAAACCCAGCATTGATGACTGCAGAGCGGAACACAACTGCAGGCGGGGAAGTGCACTTGAGTGTTGAACATAAACTGTGGAGACTCACAAAGAGAGGAACATTGTGTAGTTCCTGCACATGTTACAAACAAACTTAAGATTCAATTTCTAAGAAAGATTCACAATATAAATAGAAGTTTAATAGCAGTTCCAATGGTACCATGAACTGGTGTAAATATTCTCTGgcagataaaaggaaaaaaaaaaatcagcttaTTACAATCAATAACAAGATGGAAAAAAACATATAGCTTATAATTAGATATTTATTTAATTACTAGTCTATTTTGAAATAGTACACAAAAGAAAAGTTTCCAGAGAATACAGTGTAAATTAAAAGGATAAAAAAGGTAGTAAAGACAACCAAGACTATTCACAGAACGACCAAGAAAAGTAATTGTCAGATTCAGATGACAATTCCAAGGTAAAGAGAAACTTTATAAGTATAAAAATCCATGTTATTTCACTGAACATTACAGATTAAACAAATGAGACTTACGGTGTAGTTGAAATGCACAATATAGAAAGAAAAAGTAGCTAGAAGAAGGGGTTAACCTCTGAGATAGTAGTGAGCACAGCAGAAATTTTCTCATAAGCAGGATATCTTTCCTTCATAGCTTTAACGTTAGCTAAAATGGAATTTATCCATTGTTTGTCATGAATCGGAGCAGACCAAATAGGACCACCCATGTTAAACCTCTTTCCACAATCATTGCACTCTTGAGGAACCACAGGACCATATCCAGGAGCAGATTTGACGCTATTATCCTTGAAATAAAACAAATCAAAAATCAAACACTAGGCATAAGATGATGAGATACTATTTCTAGACTTggggaaaaaaaatatagatcctAACGAAAAGGAATATGATCAGAGTACTTACCTTACAAATAGTCCTCCCAAGACTTTGGAGATGGAAAGAATCACAACCCACACACTGGTAAACGTATGAGAGTTTAAGAGGTGTATCTTTTATTGCACTTGCTGAGCTGCATAGAAGATCACAGAAAGAGCACTATGTGAGGATTAAAAGGGTACATGCTGTAACCTACCATCTGAATTTACATCTATCTCCAATTTTCAAATACAACGGAACAAGGTAGAAGCCAACTTACGTGAATATCCGAACAAAAACTCGGACATAGAAATCCATATAAACAGAGATGATAGGGACAATGTATCGCTTGTAGCGATTTGCGTGACTCTGCATTAGAAGATGGTAAACTGATAATCAAAAAACATCAAAATGTTCACTATTAATCAATGTTAAGGAgtttcagttttatttatctaTCAATCAAAAAAACACCAGGTGTATTGGTCCAAAGATCATAGTGTAAAATACCTCAATGCATGCAAGGAGGATCCTCAATGCCATCTCATGGCAATATTTCCCTTTCACAGGATAGGAGCCATACCTATTTTTCAATAGAAAACTCTGATATTAAAACCAGAAtgtgtcatttttttttttctttttgagtgTGTGCAAAAGCATTGTTGCAAACCTTACTTTGAATGGCAAACCTCTCCATTGTTTCCACAAAGAACTGCCATATCAGTAGCGGTACACATCAGAATTCCTCCATCGGCAACGGATTGTACAGCTGAGTCCAGAAATACAGACGGTGAACCGTAAGGATCGAGATCCACCTGCAACAAAATTGTGACGCTGACATTCGACTCTCCATTCATTACAAATATATTAACAAAATAGCAGTACCTTGCAACATATTTGATAAAAGTCTATTTGTTAAATATTAGATCAAGCATATTCATAAGTAATCTCGGTCATATTAGAATAaatataaagaaaatttaaagaacaTTTGTACAACTACAGTGCCATATAAAAGTGTTTGTATAACTTTGATGAATATCAAGAATTGTGAAAGGAGAAAGGATCCACAACTAACCTTCCTGTTAACAAGGAAGAGTACCATAAAGTTCACAATACAACTTGAGATTAGATGCAACCATGAAACAATCTAAATAAGCCACATTTTTTAGTCTTTCATTTCAGATCCTAAAACGTTACTTTTTTACTTCCCATCATACTATTGCAAGATAAACTGAAGAGAGACCAAATTGAGAAAATTTAGAAGACAGCAATAACCTGATCAAGTACTGTGGACCATTTACTAGTACCAAAACAGATAAGCAAAGGTCCATGAGCCACAAGTGTGCCTATATTGAATTAATATGCAATCTAAATGACGCAAGCAAACTACCACCATTCTCCTCTCCACTCACTGAATTGACACAAGCACACTACCTTCATTCTCCACTCCACTCACTGaattatatatatcttttacTACAACTATTTCTCTCCCTATCTTGAGATCATACTTCAACTAAGTGGCAAATTGAACAAATAGCCAAATACTAACAAAAATATGGGTGGGGGGAATAGGAAGGGCGtgaaatatataatttgaaaagaaaaaacaacGTTTACCACATCGAATTCCTTCTGATGAGTGAGCATATAAACTCGAGCATCTGCAAGATAAGCCTCTACTTTTGAGCAAGTGACAGAAccattaaattttatatttctatTGCAAGCCTCAATTGATGCTGCACAAAGAAAAaaagtataaaaaataaaaagttagGTATGGTTCAATATCCAaacaagaaaaaattataatctaTATGTATTGAATCTACAATTTCAATTAAAGAACCTTTGTCATTGTCTAGAGCAATAACTTTCCCAATCCCTTCTACTTCACGGGCATATCGCAGAGCTCTTAATCCGGAAGCTGCCAAAGCCTATAAATTCATGTAGTGCAAAACTTAAAACTACTAGTAAAACAACCACCACAGATGCATGTCTCTATAAGAGAATGGCAACTTACAGTTCAGACTCATTGGTACACACAAATCCAGGGGAATAATCATGCTAAAAAAGTACATGTGACTCACCTCAAGAACTTTAGGTGCCTTAGGTTCTTGTTTTCCTCTCAAAGGAATATTTATGCATTCTTCTGAAGCAGTTGTTTCTTCCCTGTCTGGAATATATTTTGCTTCGCCATCATACTGAGTATGTTGTACTTCAATCCCTTCATTGGCTTTTTCTGCAGTAGCTCCATTAGTTTTTTCATCTTCAATGGCACTTGAACTTCCATCTAAGGTAACAGGCTCAGAAGATTTGCCATTGGGAATCTTGTTTAAAGGTTTTTTCTTTTTGCTTAAATATGCATCATGCTCCTCTTTCTGCTTATCAATAAATGTCCTCAAAACAGCAATGGACATATCCCGATTGTATACCTAATTCAAGTATTAAAGCAACAAGTTCAAGTAAAATTAATTACGGCAGCAAGATCTCCTGGGCAttataggaaaaaaaaagaagccTGAAACAAATTAGTTAACAACTTATCCAAAAAAGTTTAAGCTATTCGATAATCAAAATAGCTTGAAACAAATCTCAAGTACAAGAAAGTTTTATAAACccaagaaaattttataaacccCTTTCTGGAATACAAGTCTTCTAAAAATCAAGACAGAAACCAAACACTGGTACCATAACAAGCTAAACCATCAACACCCTGGACCATAGCACTTGCGCCAGAACTGCATTATAGCCTCTAGCAATAGACACAAGGTCTCACTaacttgaattattaattaaaatatattctaAAGCAAGTGAGATACTAATTAGCCATTTATGAAGGATGCTtgaattaaacaaaaattatacAACAGAAGTTTCGGAAGAAGGATTTCCAAGTAGGCCCACACTTAAAATGATCTCAATTCAGTATGCAAGTGCAAGTGTGCAACTGGTGAAGGATGTTAAAAGATACTGAAGATCATAGAGTATCTTAATGTGAGCAGTAGGAATAAATCTACTCACGAGCAGCTGTGAAATGCATTATCCTTGTGATTTGTTTTCAAATGTACATACGAGATGCTCAAAACCAACCTTTTTTGTGTATACTACAAACATCAAATTTGCAATTTTTTCCCTCTTTTCGGAGCATCTTTGGAAGCAAGATTCAATTTTGACCAAGGAAGATTTCGAACCCAGGACAATAGCAACATCCTAGTAATTGGCTCCTTGAAACATCAGATTATCAAGAGAACCTATCATGTTTAAGTTTCATTGTCAAAGTTGATCAATTCGATTACCTAGTTTAGAGTGAGAGGTCTCAGTCAACAAACGAACACAGCATGTCTGCTTTAGCAAAACGTTCTCAGGAAGAAGTGATTACGAATCAAGTTGAATATCCGAGGAAAGCacgaaaatagttttttttttttttttttgcagatatatatatttagttttaaacaaggcaaaaaaaaaaaggaagaaaagcaATCAAATCATAGAAATATGGAAGAAAAAGAATCCATTTAACCGTCACAAAAACCCAAAAATTAGTGAATTCGCATTGCGCGACGAACGCGCCCAATTGAATCACAGGATGGCACCTGAGCCTTGTTGAAGAAGACGGTGTTACTGGAATGCATAAGGATCTCTGCCTCCCCTTCCTTGATGATCTCGTAGTTCCCGAGTTCGTCCTCGACGGCGCCCATCTCTGCTGGTCAAAATCCACCGGATTCCAACGTAAAAGCGAACACTGATCACGGGAACAGTGCCACGGATCCTGCGGGGAGAGGAATCTGGATGCACTTTCCAAAGGAGGAGAGGCGGCGAACCGTCCTAAAACCCTAGTCGATCTCCTTCCTCACCACGCCTCCAATCGCCCAAGTACCCGAAACTGTAATAAAACTGACCGATCTTTTTGTTAGCCCGATCAATCAGAACTCTCTTTTGTACCTGGCTTTCCATTAGACATCAGGTGTCCGACGTGCTTGTGGATCCCATTTCTGTGTTTATCCGGGCCCAATCTGTTAATTTAAAATCCGATTGGGCTGGCCCAATCCAGTTAGGCCGGCCCTATCAAATCAGCCTCTTCGTTTTGCTGAACCGCACCCTCCATAATTTATAGACTTTTTTCATTTTATCTTATAAAAAAATaactatattatatattatttttatagtttgttttaattttttatttatttatttttataatctaaATGTATAACTAAAATCTTTCTCGATTTCACCTAATGTTTGCCTCCAATAccaacaaaaataataacaacaaatGTTTTGTTAGTCTAAGAATAAATTGTCGGCTTTTGTtatataataataacaacaagtGTTATATAGACACctaaaattagaataaaaaaaatttaatacaaTCATACAAATTTGTATATAAATTAAGTTTTATTAGCTTAGGTGGCAGTCAATAATTTTATCTTTTCTCTTTAAAACAGGTCGCTCCTTTTCAACCATTGACTGAATGTTGATGTTAAGTTGTGGATTTATCATCACCAGGTTTACCGTCGCCGTGTCTACTACAACTTGAACTCTTTCCTCCATCGTCAAATTTACCATCGTCGGATCTACCGCAACTTCTACTCTTTTCTATGTGGTTCACCATCACCGACTCTTTCCTCCGCCACCTGAGTAATCATCACTATTATTACTCTTTCCTCATATATTCCTATAGACCATAGTTGTCTCTTTCTATCGTCATCGTCACAGAATTCATAGCTTCTATTTCATGGCCTTGTCTCTTTCAAGCGTTATCCTCTTAGAATTGACATCCTCTGTCTCATTTCTTCCCATCGATTCGATAGCTTCCTCATCTCATACAGCCATCATTGCTTCTTTTACTATTAATATTAtggtaaaattaaattaactgaattgaattttgatttttcttttaaaatttaagttttcttttaaaattcgattcgatttcaattttaaattttataattcagttaactttaataaatcaaataaaaatattaatttaaatatataattaattaaataaagctctttttaaagattttaaatcgaataaaatttaaaattttgattaattcggTGAATTTTGTTGAAAACCGAATTAACTAATCTTTTATTGATCTTCATAGATAAATTCGGTCAGttcaattgattttaaaaaaatgatttatttgattATCGATTTATTCAATTCGATTTTTGATCAAATACTTTATCCTAAACACAAGTTTCACGAGTAAACTCTTTCATACCACTATTAGTAAGACTTGATTTAACCTGACTGAACTGAATCGGCGTGGACTCCTAATCAGGTTCAGACCTAGACTTGGTCCGAACTGGATCCGGTTTAGCCTATATATAACTAAGTGAATGAGTTAGTTAACCATTGATCTAATTATACGTATATAATTGATTATAATTCAAGGCCTAATTAAAGGCCCATTCATCtttgtttcattttttaaaattatatttatgatattgtaATATTATTAATGAACgggttaatattaattaatttatcttatctttctATTAAATTCATACTGTGACTATTCTATCTttctattaaaattaattttacaatatatttattttgatttttctagGGAACTGTTATactttaacttaaataaatttattaattttatttaattttcttgatTATTCAATGATCatcttaatattaattttttttaaaatatatgacTTTATGATATATTGAATAATAAACTtatcaaaaatataatttattttattatatatatatatatatatatatatatatatatatatgggaatTCAGAATTGGATCAACCGATcacttttttaaaatataattatatatatttttaaaataataataataattttaaagtatCTTAACGGTCCTGATCGTGAACTAAATACTGAACCGACGATTTTAAACTATGAAGTGATAACAACTAAGATTAAAAATTGACATTTTATGAATTATCGAATTCATAATTTTGAATCATTGAATAGTCGGTTTTAAATCAGGGTCCAATTTAGTAATAACtacataaatttataaaataaaaattttaaaaattatataaaaacaaTTTTATATCGTAATAtacttagaaaattaaattattttaatacacACGGTCTCTCCCATTCatcttatttcatttttttttaaattatatttatgatattttaGTATTATTAATGAACGGGTTAATATTAATTAATCCATTCTTTCTTTCTATTAAATTCATCATTAATGTGGACTATTATGTCTttctattaaaattaattttataatatatttattttgatgtttctACGTCGAACTgttatattttaacttaaataaatttattaattttatttaattttcttaattacTCAATGATCAtcttaatattatatttataaaaaaatatctaacttGATATATTCAATAATAAACTtatcaaaaatataatttatttaattttatatatatatatatatatatatatatatatatatatatatatatatatatatatatgggaatTCAGAATTGGATCAACCGATcacttttttaaaatataattatatatatttttaaaataataataataataataattttgaagtaTCTTAACAGTCTTGATCATGAACTAAATACTGAACCAACGATTTTAAACTATAAATTGATAACAACTATGATTACAAATTGGCATTTTATGAATTATCGAATTCATTATTTAGAACTAgtcgattttattttaaatcaggGTCCAatctataaaattaaaataaaaagaaaaaaattataaaaacaatTTTATATCTTAATAtacttagaaaattaaattgtttTAATACACAGTCACTCATAATGAGTcactatttatttttttcaaaattaagagtTAAAAATAATGATGATTTTAGAACAAGAATAAAATAATTTgagtataaatatatttaattaataatttaaaattattaaataatattagaTGTATACTAATAATTTCAGAtataattcaaaaaatataaaag
This window of the Zingiber officinale cultivar Zhangliang chromosome 3B, Zo_v1.1, whole genome shotgun sequence genome carries:
- the LOC122055397 gene encoding probable tRNA (guanine(26)-N(2))-dimethyltransferase 1, with translation MGAVEDELGNYEIIKEGEAEILMHSSNTVFFNKAQVYNRDMSIAVLRTFIDKQKEEHDAYLSKKKKPLNKIPNGKSSEPVTLDGSSSAIEDEKTNGATAEKANEGIEVQHTQYDGEAKYIPDREETTASEECINIPLRGKQEPKAPKVLEALAASGLRALRYAREVEGIGKVIALDNDKASIEACNRNIKFNGSVTCSKVEAYLADARVYMLTHQKEFDVVDLDPYGSPSVFLDSAVQSVADGGILMCTATDMAVLCGNNGEVCHSKYGSYPVKGKYCHEMALRILLACIESHANRYKRYIVPIISVYMDFYVRVFVRIFTSASAIKDTPLKLSYVYQCVGCDSFHLQSLGRTICKDNSVKSAPGYGPVVPQECNDCGKRFNMGGPIWSAPIHDKQWINSILANVKAMKERYPAYEKISAVLTTISEELHNVPLFVSLHSLCSTLKCTSPPAVVFRSAVINAGFQISGSHVNPLGLKTDAPMDVIWDIMRCWVKNHPVKAQPQDNSGTVILAKEPKLQANFARAAASLSKAKVKKEVRYLPNPERHWGPKVKAGRQITSKHSSLLGPDIVTKSLGKEAETEEVREVEQDEQTANSIQEGPATKRQKTSITVTTDC